The uncultured Fusobacterium sp. genome includes the window ATTATAAAAGAAAATTAAAGACTATAAATAAATTTCTTTTGTCTACAGTCTGAGTTGGGAGAAAAACTCCCAACTATACAAATTTTATTTCTAATTTTTTGCCTAAAGAATTTGCTAATCTTTTTAAAAAATCTAAAGAAGGATTTGCATTTCCATTTTCAAGTTTAGAAATATTAGCTTGTTTTGTTCCCATTCTATCAGCTAATTCTTTTTGTGAAATATTTTGCTTTATTCTTTCTCCTATAACTTGTTTCATTAGTTGTAATTCAGGTTGAAATTCTTCCCATTCTTTTTTAAATTCTTCATTTTCTAATTGCTTATCTAAACATTCTTTTAAGTCCATAATATTAACATTCTCCTTATTTTTTTATAAAAAACAAAAATATTTTTTAAAAATAGCTAAGAAAGTATAATTAATTATATCACAAAAGTTCGCTTTTATTCAATAGTGATGAAGTTATAAATATAGCATATCATTTTTTAATTAACGTGCTATTTTTATATTATTTGTAATTAAATATAAAAGTATTAAAAAATGATTAATTATATATTTTAATATATGCTTTTTAAAAAATAATAAAAAGCATAAAATAAATGTGTTGTTTATGAAATATATTTTTCTATAAATAAAACACACAAATATAATATTGACTTTAATTATATAACGTGCTATA containing:
- a CDS encoding helix-turn-helix domain-containing protein, coding for MDLKECLDKQLENEEFKKEWEEFQPELQLMKQVIGERIKQNISQKELADRMGTKQANISKLENGNANPSLDFLKRLANSLGKKLEIKFV